From the Deinococcus radiophilus genome, one window contains:
- the sodA gene encoding superoxide dismutase [Mn], whose translation MAFELPQLPYAYDALEPHIDARTMEIHHTKHHQAYVDNANKALEGTDLADKDVLEVIRNLEAVPAEKKGAVRNNAGGHANHSLFWQVMGSGQGGQPSGELMQAIESAFGSFDAFKEKFEEAAKTRFGSGWAWLVVKDGQLDVVSTANQDNPLMGEAVAGTSGTPILGVDVWEHAYYLNYQNKRPDYLKAFWNVVNWDEVAKRYADAK comes from the coding sequence ATGGCTTTTGAACTTCCTCAGCTGCCCTACGCTTATGACGCTCTGGAACCGCATATTGATGCCCGCACCATGGAAATCCATCACACCAAGCACCACCAGGCCTACGTGGACAACGCCAACAAGGCACTGGAAGGCACCGACCTGGCCGACAAGGATGTGTTGGAAGTCATTAGGAACTTGGAGGCTGTCCCCGCCGAAAAAAAGGGCGCTGTGCGTAACAATGCCGGCGGCCACGCCAACCACAGCTTGTTCTGGCAGGTGATGGGCAGCGGCCAGGGCGGTCAGCCGAGCGGTGAACTGATGCAGGCCATTGAAAGCGCCTTCGGCTCCTTCGACGCCTTCAAGGAGAAGTTCGAAGAAGCCGCCAAAACCCGCTTTGGCAGTGGTTGGGCCTGGCTGGTCGTCAAGGACGGCCAGCTGGACGTAGTAAGCACGGCCAACCAGGACAACCCCCTGATGGGCGAGGCCGTCGCGGGCACCAGCGGCACCCCGATTCTGGGTGTGGACGTGTGGGAGCACGCTTACTACCTGAACTACCAGAACAAGCGTCCTGATTACCTCAAGGCCTTCTGGAACGTCGTCAACTGGGACGAAGTCGCCAAGCGCTACGCTGACGCCAAATAA
- a CDS encoding DUF3208 domain-containing protein, with protein sequence MTTEAGPQGGRTAIRLLQGYLWHPRDLDLDLDAYLPRELDEANVLWDEIDPPFAFFDNGEPSAGQLFYQFTVLRVYDERPSAEELHDDAQAASQALEPLLQATPQGLGWQLMEDLREL encoded by the coding sequence GTGACCACCGAAGCTGGACCCCAGGGCGGCCGAACTGCCATTCGCCTTTTACAGGGCTATCTCTGGCATCCCCGTGACCTGGACCTTGATCTGGACGCTTATTTGCCCCGCGAACTGGACGAGGCCAATGTACTGTGGGACGAGATAGACCCCCCTTTCGCCTTTTTCGACAACGGCGAGCCTTCTGCCGGGCAATTGTTTTACCAGTTCACGGTCCTGCGCGTGTACGACGAGCGCCCCTCTGCCGAGGAGTTGCATGACGACGCGCAGGCGGCCAGTCAGGCGCTGGAGCCACTGTTGCAGGCCACCCCACAGGGTCTAGGCTGGCAGCTGATGGAAGACCTGCGCGAACTGTAG
- the hemB gene encoding porphobilinogen synthase, which yields MSDLSLRPRRLRRTPAIRRMVQEIQLSPADLIHPIFVHEGRDVTEIRTMPGVQRHTFESAVEQAQQAQALGIPAVILFGIPDHKDAGGSQAYAQEGVIQQATRAIKATAPDLAVIADTCLCEYTDHGHCGHLVQDAGQWTVDNDSSLELLARTAVSQADAGADLIAPSAMMDGQITAIRRALDAAGHAQVPVMSYAVKYASAYYGPFREAAGSAPSVGDRATYQMNPAGGYREALHEAALDAEQGADFLMVKPALAYLDVLRQLRDHFDLPLVAYNVSGEYSLVKAAAQAGYMDERRTVLETLGAMKRAGADTILTYHALDAARWMKEG from the coding sequence GTGTCAGACCTCAGTCTCAGACCCCGCCGCCTGCGCCGCACTCCCGCGATTCGCCGGATGGTTCAGGAAATCCAACTTTCACCCGCCGATCTGATTCATCCCATCTTCGTGCATGAGGGCAGGGACGTCACTGAAATTCGGACCATGCCGGGCGTGCAACGTCATACCTTTGAGAGCGCCGTAGAGCAGGCGCAGCAAGCGCAGGCGCTGGGGATTCCGGCGGTCATTCTGTTTGGCATCCCTGACCATAAGGACGCTGGGGGTTCGCAGGCCTATGCCCAGGAGGGCGTGATTCAGCAAGCAACCCGCGCCATCAAGGCCACCGCGCCCGACCTGGCCGTCATCGCCGATACCTGCCTGTGTGAGTACACGGACCACGGTCACTGCGGCCATCTGGTTCAGGACGCGGGACAGTGGACGGTAGACAACGACAGTTCCCTGGAGCTGCTGGCCCGTACTGCGGTATCGCAGGCAGATGCCGGGGCCGATCTCATTGCGCCCAGCGCCATGATGGACGGACAAATCACCGCCATTCGCCGGGCACTGGACGCGGCAGGCCACGCCCAAGTCCCAGTCATGAGCTACGCCGTCAAATACGCCAGTGCCTACTACGGCCCCTTCCGCGAGGCGGCGGGCAGTGCGCCCAGCGTAGGGGACCGCGCCACTTATCAGATGAACCCGGCGGGAGGCTACCGCGAGGCGCTGCACGAGGCGGCCCTGGACGCCGAGCAGGGCGCGGACTTCCTGATGGTCAAGCCCGCCCTGGCTTACCTTGACGTGCTGCGGCAACTGCGCGATCACTTTGACCTGCCGCTGGTGGCCTACAACGTGAGCGGTGAATACTCGCTGGTCAAGGCCGCCGCGCAGGCTGGGTATATGGATGAACGCCGCACCGTCTTGGAAACACTGGGCGCGATGAAACGGGCCGGGGCCGATACCATCCTGACTTATCACGCGTTAGATGCCGCCCGTTGGATGAAGGAGGGCTGA
- a CDS encoding cyclin-dependent kinase inhibitor 3 family protein, protein MSDPIRVDWVVTALWPGRLGLTFAPGKKGPSQVQPGVQHDRDLAEDFRALRRQGMTRLVSLLEPHEYELLGLTDYAEQAKAQDIEIISYPVRDVSVPEDLASFHKMVDRVLSELLDGERVVIHCRGGRGRAGTLAACLLVQMGMEADAAIERVRQAREAAVETRQQYAFIERFGEPDAPMQGGQS, encoded by the coding sequence ATGAGTGATCCTATCCGGGTAGATTGGGTGGTCACAGCGCTGTGGCCGGGACGGTTGGGGCTGACCTTCGCACCCGGCAAGAAAGGCCCCAGTCAGGTGCAACCCGGCGTCCAGCATGACCGCGACCTCGCTGAAGACTTCCGTGCCCTGCGCCGTCAGGGCATGACCCGACTGGTTTCGCTGCTGGAGCCGCACGAATACGAGCTGCTGGGCCTTACCGATTACGCCGAGCAGGCAAAGGCACAGGACATTGAAATTATCTCTTACCCCGTGCGCGATGTCTCAGTACCGGAGGACCTGGCTTCCTTTCACAAAATGGTTGACCGGGTCCTGTCGGAACTGCTGGACGGTGAGCGGGTGGTGATTCACTGCCGGGGGGGCCGGGGCCGGGCTGGGACCCTCGCTGCCTGCCTCCTGGTTCAGATGGGCATGGAGGCCGACGCAGCCATTGAGCGCGTCCGCCAGGCCCGGGAAGCCGCTGTAGAAACCCGCCAGCAATACGCCTTTATTGAGCGTTTTGGAGAGCCAGATGCTCCTATGCAAGGAGGCCAATCATGA
- a CDS encoding antibiotic biosynthesis monooxygenase family protein: MITVTNRIFVSPEYHDQFEARFRDRAGLVDGMDGFIANQVLRPTAEGDPFIVLTFWRDRAAFEAWTQSDAFRQGHARSGSLPQEAFSGPNKLEVHEVVQVSGKVE, translated from the coding sequence ATGATTACTGTTACCAACCGCATTTTTGTCAGCCCCGAGTACCATGACCAGTTTGAGGCCCGCTTTCGTGACCGCGCTGGATTGGTGGACGGTATGGACGGCTTTATCGCCAATCAGGTCCTGCGCCCCACCGCCGAGGGTGACCCTTTCATTGTGCTGACCTTCTGGCGGGACCGAGCAGCGTTCGAAGCCTGGACACAGTCGGATGCCTTCCGGCAGGGGCATGCCCGCTCAGGCAGTCTGCCCCAGGAGGCTTTCAGTGGCCCCAACAAGTTGGAGGTGCACGAGGTGGTGCAAGTCAGCGGCAAGGTGGAGTAG
- a CDS encoding succinate dehydrogenase iron-sulfur subunit: MNITVKILRFDPEKDKKQHWESYPVEVAPTDRVLDVLHHVKWFVDNTLNFRRSCGHGICGSDAMLINGRNRLACKSLVRDVVKDGGTLTVEPIRGLKVEKDLVVDMEPFFDSYKAIMPYFINESPAPARERLQSPEHAELMAHSSNCILCACCTTSCPIFWANGSYLGPASIVQAHRFIFDSRDEATQQRLGLMNQNTGVWRCRTAYNCTEACPREIPITELIEQVKRSVMYSQA; the protein is encoded by the coding sequence ATGAACATTACGGTCAAGATCCTACGTTTCGACCCTGAAAAGGACAAAAAGCAGCACTGGGAAAGCTACCCCGTGGAAGTGGCTCCGACCGACCGCGTGCTGGATGTGTTGCACCATGTCAAATGGTTTGTGGATAACACGCTGAACTTCCGCCGGTCGTGCGGGCACGGCATCTGCGGCAGCGACGCCATGCTGATCAATGGCCGCAACCGCCTGGCCTGCAAAAGCCTGGTACGCGATGTCGTCAAAGATGGCGGCACGCTCACCGTTGAGCCGATCCGGGGCCTGAAGGTCGAAAAAGACCTGGTGGTGGATATGGAGCCGTTCTTCGACTCCTATAAGGCGATCATGCCTTACTTCATCAACGAATCGCCTGCTCCCGCCCGCGAGCGTCTGCAGTCGCCTGAGCACGCCGAACTGATGGCGCACTCCAGCAACTGCATCCTGTGCGCGTGCTGCACCACCTCCTGCCCGATCTTCTGGGCCAATGGGAGCTACCTAGGCCCAGCCTCCATTGTGCAGGCCCACCGCTTTATCTTCGACAGCCGCGACGAGGCCACCCAGCAGCGTCTGGGCCTGATGAACCAGAACACGGGCGTCTGGCGCTGCCGCACCGCCTACAACTGCACTGAGGCTTGCCCCCGTGAAATCCCGATCACTGAACTGATTGAGCAAGTCAAGCGCTCGGTGATGTACTCACAGGCCTAA